In Cumulibacter manganitolerans, one genomic interval encodes:
- a CDS encoding glycosyltransferase family 4 protein, which yields MTERPLRIGMVSPYSWDVPGGVQFHIRDLAETLIGQGHHVSVLTPVQRAVDLPPYVVDAGRAVPIRYNGSVARIQFGVVSGARARSWLTQGRFDVVHVHEPQTLSLSLIACMMATCPIVATVHAATERSRTLAALQAPLQPFLERIAGRIAVSELARRLQVEHLGGDAVLIPNGVFVDRFATAEPLPQLRDGAPTIGFLGRYDEPRKGLQVLIPAVRRLVAELPDVRLAIAGRGDDNQLRAELPLELSDNVEILGPLSEQEKQRFLRSLDAYCAPNTGGESFGIILTEAMAAGAPVVASDIDAFRRVLDDGRAGLLTPVGDSDALAAGLWSALCDRSATEQRRARATEVVRQYDWSVVARRVLGVYRTVIGG from the coding sequence ATGACCGAGCGGCCGCTGCGCATCGGCATGGTGTCGCCGTACTCCTGGGACGTGCCCGGCGGAGTGCAGTTCCACATCCGCGACCTCGCCGAGACGCTGATCGGCCAGGGCCACCACGTCAGCGTGCTCACGCCGGTGCAGCGAGCCGTCGATCTGCCGCCGTACGTCGTCGACGCCGGCCGCGCTGTGCCCATCCGCTACAACGGGTCGGTCGCGCGGATCCAGTTCGGCGTCGTGTCCGGCGCGCGGGCGCGGTCCTGGCTCACCCAGGGCCGCTTCGACGTCGTGCACGTGCACGAGCCCCAGACGCTCAGCCTGTCGCTGATCGCCTGCATGATGGCGACCTGCCCGATCGTCGCGACGGTGCACGCCGCGACCGAGCGCTCGCGCACCCTCGCCGCCCTGCAGGCGCCGCTGCAGCCGTTCCTGGAGCGCATCGCGGGCCGTATCGCGGTCTCCGAGCTCGCCCGCCGGCTGCAGGTCGAGCACCTCGGGGGCGATGCCGTGCTGATCCCGAACGGGGTGTTCGTCGACCGCTTCGCGACCGCCGAGCCACTGCCGCAGCTGCGCGACGGCGCCCCGACGATCGGGTTCCTCGGCCGCTACGACGAGCCGCGCAAGGGCCTGCAGGTGCTCATCCCCGCCGTCCGGCGGCTGGTTGCGGAGCTGCCCGACGTGCGGCTGGCCATCGCCGGCCGCGGCGACGACAACCAGCTGCGGGCCGAGCTGCCCCTCGAGCTCAGCGACAACGTCGAGATCCTCGGACCGCTCAGCGAGCAGGAGAAGCAGCGCTTCCTGCGCTCGCTCGACGCGTACTGCGCCCCAAACACCGGCGGCGAGTCGTTCGGCATCATCCTCACCGAGGCGATGGCCGCCGGCGCACCGGTCGTCGCCAGCGACATCGACGCCTTCCGGCGGGTGCTCGACGACGGCCGCGCCGGTCTCCTGACGCCGGTGGGGGACAGTGACGCCCTCGCCGCCGGGCTGTGGTCCGCGCTGTGCGATCGATCCGCCACCGAGCAGCGCCGCGCGCGCGCCACCGAGGTGGTCCGCCAGTACGACTGGTCGGTGGTCGCGCGGCGCGTCCTGGGCGTCTATCGCACGGTGATCGGCGGCTGA
- a CDS encoding LemA family protein, producing MLWLILALVALVLLTAWVTWTAMRIERLGARCEAAWQSLDAQLVRRASALREVTHDQMPIASGVHPVVTAALDARRDERARAENEISALIAALPAEHVDERLAEACSGVQVARTFYNDAVRAANALRAQRLPRLLGLGRATPVPPYFDIDDAPGTGRR from the coding sequence GTGCTCTGGTTGATCCTCGCCCTCGTGGCGCTCGTCCTGCTGACTGCGTGGGTGACGTGGACGGCGATGCGTATCGAGCGGCTCGGTGCCCGATGCGAGGCGGCGTGGCAGAGCCTGGACGCGCAGCTCGTGCGCCGGGCCTCGGCCCTCCGGGAGGTGACGCACGACCAGATGCCCATCGCATCGGGGGTGCACCCCGTCGTCACCGCAGCCCTCGATGCGCGGCGCGACGAACGCGCGCGCGCGGAGAACGAGATCTCGGCACTGATCGCGGCGTTGCCCGCCGAGCACGTCGACGAGCGGCTGGCCGAGGCATGCTCAGGCGTGCAGGTGGCCCGCACCTTCTACAACGACGCCGTCCGCGCGGCGAACGCGCTACGCGCCCAGCGGTTGCCGCGGCTGCTCGGCCTCGGACGCGCCACTCCGGTCCCGCCGTACTTCGACATCGACGACGCACCCGGAACAGGGCGCCGCTGA
- the pdxS gene encoding pyridoxal 5'-phosphate synthase lyase subunit PdxS, giving the protein MTQNQIPSEQTDQRTGTARVKRGMAQMLKGGVIMDVVTADQAKIAEDAGAVAVMALERVPADIRAQGGVSRMSDPDMIDGIIEAVSIPVMAKARIGHFVEAQVLQSLGVDYIDESEVLTPADYTNHIDKWQFTVPFVCGATNLGEALRRITEGAAMIRSKGEAGTGDVSNATTHMRTITAEIRRLGGLREDELYVAAKELQAPYELVAEVAQAGKLPVVLFTAGGIATPADAAMMMQLGADGVFVGSGIFKSGNPAQRAEAIVKATTFFDDPDTIAKVSRGLGEAMVGINVEEIPQPHRLAERGW; this is encoded by the coding sequence GTGACGCAGAACCAGATCCCCTCCGAGCAGACCGACCAGCGGACCGGCACCGCCCGCGTGAAGCGCGGCATGGCGCAGATGCTGAAGGGCGGCGTCATCATGGACGTCGTCACCGCCGACCAGGCGAAGATCGCCGAGGACGCGGGCGCGGTCGCCGTCATGGCCCTCGAGCGGGTGCCGGCCGACATCCGCGCCCAGGGCGGCGTATCCCGAATGAGTGATCCCGACATGATCGACGGGATCATCGAGGCGGTGTCGATCCCGGTGATGGCCAAGGCGCGCATCGGCCACTTCGTCGAGGCGCAGGTGCTGCAGTCGCTCGGCGTCGACTACATCGACGAGTCCGAGGTGCTCACCCCGGCCGACTACACCAACCACATCGACAAGTGGCAGTTCACCGTGCCGTTCGTGTGCGGTGCGACCAACCTCGGAGAGGCGCTGCGGCGGATCACCGAGGGCGCGGCGATGATCCGCTCGAAGGGCGAGGCGGGCACCGGTGACGTGTCCAACGCGACGACGCACATGCGCACCATCACCGCGGAGATCCGCCGGCTCGGCGGCCTGCGCGAGGACGAGCTGTACGTCGCGGCGAAGGAGCTGCAGGCGCCGTACGAGCTGGTCGCGGAGGTGGCCCAGGCCGGCAAGCTGCCGGTCGTGCTGTTCACCGCGGGCGGCATCGCCACGCCGGCCGACGCCGCGATGATGATGCAGCTCGGCGCCGACGGCGTGTTCGTCGGCTCGGGCATCTTCAAGAGCGGCAACCCGGCGCAGCGCGCCGAGGCGATCGTCAAGGCGACGACCTTCTTCGACGACCCCGACACGATCGCCAAGGTCTCGCGCGGTCTCGGCGAGGCGATGGTCGGCATCAACGTCGAGGAGATCCCGCAGCCGCACCGGCTCGCCGAGCGCGGCTGGTAA
- a CDS encoding sulfocyanin-like copper-binding protein: protein MTRWRTATVVLAAGAAVLLTAASLLALALLGPTRGGRGPAPPCAAPALSGTTVHVALTDRGGMMGGPMMAGAARVTADRTIVPHGKVSFAATNTGRLPHELVVLPLPTGQPAGERTTGADGRVDETGALGEASAACADGAGAGIPPGASSWTTLQLPPGRYELICNYPGHYLAGMHTMLEVT, encoded by the coding sequence GTGACGCGGTGGCGGACCGCGACCGTCGTCCTCGCCGCCGGCGCGGCCGTGCTGCTCACCGCCGCCTCCCTGCTGGCCCTCGCCCTTCTGGGACCAACACGCGGCGGCCGCGGGCCGGCACCCCCGTGCGCCGCCCCCGCCCTCTCGGGCACGACCGTGCATGTCGCGCTGACAGACCGGGGCGGGATGATGGGCGGTCCGATGATGGCCGGTGCGGCCCGCGTCACCGCCGACCGGACCATCGTGCCGCACGGCAAGGTGTCCTTCGCCGCGACCAACACCGGCCGGCTGCCGCACGAGCTCGTGGTCCTGCCGCTCCCGACGGGTCAGCCGGCCGGCGAGCGGACGACGGGCGCCGACGGGCGGGTGGACGAGACCGGCGCGCTCGGGGAGGCCTCCGCCGCCTGCGCGGACGGTGCCGGCGCCGGCATCCCGCCGGGCGCCTCCTCGTGGACCACGCTGCAGCTGCCGCCCGGCCGGTACGAGCTGATCTGCAACTACCCGGGCCACTATCTCGCCGGCATGCACACCATGCTCGAGGTCACCTGA
- a CDS encoding SHOCT domain-containing protein: MMYGWYGDGGVWGWIVMGLMMLLFWGGLIAVVVLLLRGLRGLRGGHDPGWPRHDDPEHILAQRFARGEIDETEYRARVEVLRKRP; encoded by the coding sequence ATGATGTACGGCTGGTACGGAGACGGCGGGGTCTGGGGATGGATCGTCATGGGCCTCATGATGCTGCTGTTCTGGGGAGGTCTCATCGCCGTCGTGGTGCTGCTGCTCCGCGGCCTCCGCGGCCTCCGCGGCGGCCACGACCCGGGTTGGCCCCGGCATGACGACCCGGAGCACATCCTCGCCCAGCGGTTCGCGCGCGGCGAGATCGACGAGACCGAGTACCGGGCACGCGTCGAGGTCCTCAGGAAGAGGCCGTGA
- a CDS encoding DUF2207 domain-containing protein, with translation MTAAVRLRRAGSAIGLLLAMVVLAIVGAASPARAEYGDHITSYGIDYVIDADGTVHVTETIDYVFAGSGRHGIYRDLLTRVKYDDTQDRVYEISNLEITSPTGASTETTRTEKYSHDRRTKYDSYRIGSASATVGAQETYVLKYDVAGALNAQQDADTEFYWNATGNQWDAQINKVDVTVRVPGGATQVACWAGAQGTSDPCDQANTASDGTASFTQSTVSSGEQWGLTIDVGIDPAKVSAEKILEDRPTFLNQNGFTPVNAGIGAVVVAAIAGYGIYTRRESRDKRFAGVPPGVVPDERDLKTRGNGVGVVPDDGSVIPPVAFSPPRGVSPAEASYLRRPGPDADQLSATILDLAQRGAVRVIGGGSAGESRSLQLVDPARTAYPHEKTLLSQLFEDSDEISLSSDVAPGVDPPLYKPGRTLRRQLGDIVDRRRWFTRELGGTRRRLRGLGLLLLGGGAALLIYTVYRYASGLPGTGVGFWGVVGIVAGAALLAISRTGRGQGRTAVGRAVMDQVDGFEIYLRTAEADQLRFEEGEDIFSKYLPWAVVFDVTERWTRVCAELSAAGRIPSQPGWYYGPWDPLHSYIWISALNHNIGSAAAPPTPVPSASSPGSSGFSGFGGGGFSGGGGGGGGGGSW, from the coding sequence ATGACCGCCGCCGTGCGCCTGCGACGTGCGGGCTCGGCGATCGGCCTGCTGTTGGCCATGGTGGTCCTGGCGATCGTCGGGGCGGCGTCGCCCGCGCGCGCGGAGTACGGCGACCACATCACGTCGTACGGCATCGACTACGTGATCGACGCGGACGGCACGGTCCACGTCACCGAGACGATCGACTATGTGTTCGCGGGCTCCGGGCGGCACGGCATCTACCGGGATCTGCTGACGCGCGTGAAGTACGACGACACGCAGGACCGGGTGTACGAGATCTCGAACCTCGAGATCACGTCGCCGACCGGTGCGTCCACCGAGACCACGCGTACCGAGAAGTACAGCCACGACCGCCGCACGAAGTACGACTCGTACCGGATCGGCTCGGCGAGCGCGACCGTCGGTGCGCAGGAGACCTACGTGCTGAAGTACGACGTCGCCGGGGCACTGAACGCCCAGCAGGACGCTGACACCGAGTTCTACTGGAACGCCACGGGCAACCAGTGGGACGCCCAGATCAACAAGGTCGACGTGACGGTGCGCGTGCCTGGCGGGGCCACCCAGGTCGCCTGCTGGGCCGGCGCACAGGGCACCTCCGACCCGTGCGACCAGGCGAACACCGCTTCCGACGGCACGGCGTCCTTCACGCAGAGCACCGTCTCCAGCGGCGAGCAGTGGGGCCTCACGATCGACGTGGGGATCGATCCCGCCAAGGTCAGCGCCGAGAAGATCCTCGAGGACCGACCGACCTTCCTCAACCAGAACGGCTTCACTCCGGTCAACGCCGGGATCGGGGCGGTCGTGGTCGCCGCGATCGCCGGCTACGGCATCTACACCCGCCGCGAGAGCCGTGACAAGCGGTTCGCCGGCGTACCGCCCGGTGTGGTGCCCGACGAGCGCGACCTCAAGACCCGCGGGAACGGCGTCGGCGTCGTCCCCGACGACGGCTCGGTCATCCCGCCGGTCGCGTTCTCGCCCCCGCGCGGGGTCAGCCCCGCCGAGGCCAGCTACCTGCGCCGTCCTGGCCCGGACGCCGACCAGCTCTCGGCCACCATCCTCGACCTCGCCCAACGCGGGGCGGTCCGCGTGATCGGCGGCGGGTCGGCCGGCGAGAGCCGGTCGCTGCAGCTCGTCGACCCGGCACGCACGGCGTACCCGCACGAGAAAACGCTGCTGAGCCAGCTGTTCGAGGACTCCGACGAGATCTCGCTGTCCAGCGACGTCGCTCCCGGCGTCGACCCGCCGTTGTACAAGCCGGGTCGCACCCTGCGGCGCCAGCTGGGCGACATCGTCGACCGGCGCAGGTGGTTCACCCGGGAGCTCGGTGGCACGCGACGCCGACTGCGCGGCCTCGGGCTGCTGCTCCTGGGTGGCGGCGCAGCCCTGCTGATCTACACGGTCTACCGCTACGCCTCGGGGCTGCCCGGGACCGGCGTCGGGTTCTGGGGTGTGGTCGGCATCGTCGCCGGGGCGGCGCTGCTGGCGATCTCGCGCACCGGGCGCGGGCAGGGCCGTACGGCGGTCGGCCGCGCGGTGATGGACCAGGTGGACGGGTTCGAGATCTACCTGCGCACCGCGGAGGCCGACCAGCTGCGGTTCGAGGAGGGCGAGGACATCTTCTCGAAGTACCTGCCGTGGGCCGTGGTGTTCGACGTGACGGAGCGGTGGACGCGGGTGTGCGCCGAGCTGAGCGCCGCGGGCCGCATCCCGTCGCAACCGGGCTGGTACTACGGGCCGTGGGATCCGTTGCACTCCTACATCTGGATCTCGGCGCTGAACCACAACATCGGCTCGGCCGCTGCGCCGCCGACCCCGGTGCCGAGCGCGTCGAGCCCCGGCAGCTCGGGATTCTCCGGCTTCGGTGGCGGTGGCTTCTCCGGCGGCGGAGGCGGAGGCGGCGGCGGCGGATCCTGGTGA
- a CDS encoding class I adenylate-forming enzyme family protein, translating into MADEITPAPRGKAPWSFDGVVRDADGIAHYEGLPDSLIDMLLGAVERAPDAEAVVEVGGGRLTFRDVWDRAARVAGGLRAAGVKDGDRVAILTAAGNDWVLAFWGILLSGAVAVPVNTRFAQPEIDYVVEDCGASYVFHAGQPLPDGDPYIAPGKEHDDLAAIFYTSGTTGRPKGAQTSHEAFLTNCENMCRGLGIGRGEGADYRTLISVPLFHVTGCNSQLLVSMYVGGTSVILPELNVLTVLELIGSERISSITTVPAIYKLLMLSPDFPRYDMSGVRWVGYGGAPIAPALVHQLREAFPKAGLKNGFGMTESASLMTVLPDEYAADHADSVGFACPVVDLAVDQPDEDGVGELLARGPNITSGYWNKPDATLDAFDGDWLHTGDLARIDDDGFVYIVDRAKDMINRGGENVYCVEVENALAAIPGIAESAVIAVPDEVMGEKVGAVIVPAPGATLDPAEIADSLRGTLADFKIPQYIHIAGEPLPRNPGGKVLKPGLRTSTPWGKPLR; encoded by the coding sequence ATGGCCGACGAGATCACCCCCGCCCCGCGTGGCAAGGCCCCCTGGAGCTTTGACGGCGTCGTACGCGACGCGGACGGCATCGCCCACTACGAAGGCCTGCCCGACTCGCTGATCGACATGCTTCTCGGCGCGGTCGAGCGGGCCCCGGACGCCGAGGCCGTCGTCGAGGTGGGCGGTGGCCGGCTGACGTTCCGCGACGTGTGGGATCGCGCGGCACGCGTCGCCGGCGGCCTGCGGGCCGCCGGGGTGAAGGACGGCGACCGGGTCGCGATCCTCACCGCGGCGGGCAACGATTGGGTACTGGCGTTCTGGGGCATCCTGCTGTCCGGTGCCGTCGCCGTCCCGGTCAACACCAGGTTCGCGCAGCCGGAGATCGACTACGTCGTCGAGGACTGCGGCGCCAGCTATGTCTTCCACGCGGGGCAGCCACTGCCCGACGGCGATCCGTACATCGCGCCCGGCAAGGAGCACGACGACCTGGCGGCGATCTTCTACACCAGCGGTACCACCGGGCGCCCCAAGGGCGCCCAGACCTCCCACGAGGCATTCCTGACCAACTGCGAGAACATGTGCCGGGGCCTGGGCATCGGCCGTGGCGAGGGGGCCGACTACCGCACCCTCATCTCCGTGCCGCTGTTCCACGTCACCGGCTGCAACAGCCAGTTGCTGGTGTCGATGTACGTCGGCGGAACGAGCGTGATCCTGCCCGAGCTCAACGTGCTGACCGTTCTGGAGCTCATCGGCTCCGAGCGCATCTCCTCGATCACCACCGTGCCGGCGATCTACAAGCTGCTGATGCTCAGCCCCGACTTCCCCCGCTACGACATGAGCGGCGTGCGCTGGGTCGGCTACGGCGGTGCACCGATCGCGCCGGCCCTGGTGCACCAGCTGCGCGAGGCGTTTCCGAAGGCCGGGCTGAAGAACGGGTTCGGGATGACCGAGTCGGCGTCGCTGATGACCGTGCTGCCCGATGAGTACGCGGCCGACCACGCCGACTCCGTCGGGTTCGCCTGCCCGGTGGTCGACCTGGCGGTGGACCAGCCGGACGAGGACGGCGTCGGCGAGCTGCTCGCGCGGGGCCCGAACATCACCTCCGGCTACTGGAACAAGCCCGACGCCACGCTCGACGCGTTCGACGGCGATTGGCTGCACACCGGGGATCTGGCCCGCATCGACGACGACGGCTTCGTATACATCGTCGATCGCGCCAAGGACATGATCAACCGCGGCGGGGAGAACGTGTACTGCGTCGAGGTGGAGAACGCGCTCGCGGCGATCCCGGGGATCGCCGAGTCCGCGGTGATCGCGGTGCCCGACGAGGTCATGGGGGAGAAGGTCGGCGCCGTGATCGTTCCCGCTCCCGGAGCGACGCTCGACCCGGCCGAGATCGCGGACAGCCTGCGCGGCACGCTGGCCGACTTCAAGATCCCGCAGTACATCCACATCGCGGGCGAGCCGCTGCCGCGCAACCCGGGCGGCAAGGTGCTCAAGCCCGGGCTGCGTACCTCGACGCCCTGGGGCAAGCCACTGCGCTGA